A genomic window from Salvelinus namaycush isolate Seneca chromosome 5, SaNama_1.0, whole genome shotgun sequence includes:
- the LOC120047355 gene encoding serine protease inhibitor Kazal-type 1-like produces the protein MWTFTRLTLCLLSVAVLARGASLPDGTTEADCSQYNLPMCPRNFEPVCGSDGSSYSNECMLCFQNMERKSNILIRSKGEC, from the exons ATGTGGACCTTTACACGGCTGACGCTTTGCCTTCTCAGTGTTGCCG TTTTGGCACGAGGAGCGAGTCTCCCAGACGGCACCACAGAG gctgacTGTTCCCAGTACAACTTGCCCATGTGCCCCCGCAACTTCGAGCCCGTGTGCGGAAGCgacggcagcagctactctaaCGAATGCATGCTGTGCTTTCAGAACAT GGAGCGGAAGAGTAACATTCTCATCCGGAGTAAAGGAGAGTGCTGA